A single window of Pirellulales bacterium DNA harbors:
- the dnaE gene encoding DNA polymerase III subunit alpha yields the protein MSTQPFVHLHCHSHYSLLDGASPIDKLIARAKQHGMNALALTDHGNLHGALQFYQRAKAEGINPILGYEAYIAPESRLKRDVGNLKEASYHLTLLAQNRTGFRNLIKLASKAYLEGFYFKPRIDRELLEQYHEGLICLSGCVSSQFSRALLKGTGKEQHFLAEAKEIAAWFQRLFGDRYFIEIQNNGLEIQQRQMEGAVEVARQMGLPLVATSDAHYVNQEDADAQDVMLCINTGKFRSDTNRLRMDTNQFFLRSPAEMYAAFPGLDEALKQSQLIADSVNIELELGKRHFPNFDPPDRQPPTDYLRELCLRGLKERYAQRPDRCENGELKPDVLARLDHELNVINTLGFPNYFLIVWDFVRYARQQGIPATARGSGVGSLVSYALYLSHVCPLEFDLLFERFLDLNRREAPDIDIDFCKDRRGEVIQYVKEKYGADNVAQIGTFGTLAARAAIRDVGRALGMPIPRVDAIVAMVPDVLNITLDAALEQSADLKKAYQTDGETHELLDLARKIEGLARNVGTHAAAVVIADRPLIEYVPLCRVQNKDEIITQWAMEDVERAGLLKMDFLGLRNLTVLSKAVDLIEQTTGQRVDPYQFPLDDAETFALLSRGETKGIFQLESGGIRDLLQKMKPDHFRDIIATNALYRPGPLEGGMVDDYVQVKLGRKKATYLHPVMKDVLEETHGVMVYQEQVMRILNRLGGIDLADAYTCIKAISKKNLPKIAKFQEDFIAGAVQQGLSEKQATELFELIAKFAGYGFNKSHSTAYALIAYMTAYLKAHYPLEFMAALLSGDIDGRNFKKKDSLVEHLDDCRRMGLEVLPPDVNTSQADFTVRDGKIAFALAAIKGCGGTAGDAITAARRAEGPFQSLFDFCERCDPSVVNRTAVESLIKAGAFDQLSNHSNRAALWQSLDRALQAGAAKLADKRAGQRGLFDDDSASQQVSAAGESLISVPEWPEKERLSCEKEVLGFYLSSHPLAEHRDLLATHCSHTTVEIGGLPPRAEVTLGGLLSAVKISYTKNPRPGSTHTKYAMFDVEDLEGIIRCIVWPEEFVKFGPLVQAEAILAVRGVVDRRAGSEESNLIVNELLPLEELRRRGTKGILIRVNEETHGAAALEQLRELAAEFPGEAELNLMLCLADGHRLHLKSDSLHVEVTAELRQRIDQVLGPGNVRVLTAPRPTATIAPRPAHFAARSTTAANN from the coding sequence ATGAGCACCCAGCCTTTTGTTCATCTGCATTGCCACAGTCATTACAGTTTGCTCGATGGCGCTAGTCCGATCGATAAGCTGATTGCGCGGGCCAAACAACACGGGATGAACGCGCTGGCTTTGACCGATCACGGCAATTTGCACGGAGCGCTGCAGTTTTATCAACGGGCCAAAGCGGAAGGCATTAACCCGATTCTCGGTTACGAGGCTTACATTGCTCCCGAAAGCCGGCTGAAGCGCGATGTGGGCAACTTGAAAGAAGCCAGTTACCACCTCACGCTGCTGGCCCAAAACCGCACCGGCTTTCGCAACCTCATCAAACTGGCCTCCAAGGCGTATTTGGAAGGCTTTTACTTCAAGCCCCGCATCGATCGGGAATTGTTGGAGCAATATCACGAAGGCCTGATTTGCTTAAGCGGCTGCGTTTCCAGCCAGTTTAGTCGGGCCCTGCTAAAAGGCACCGGCAAAGAACAACACTTTCTGGCCGAAGCCAAAGAAATTGCCGCCTGGTTCCAGCGACTGTTCGGCGATCGTTATTTCATCGAAATTCAAAACAACGGCCTGGAAATTCAACAGCGGCAAATGGAAGGGGCCGTGGAAGTCGCCCGGCAAATGGGCCTGCCCTTAGTCGCCACCAGCGATGCCCACTACGTCAACCAAGAAGACGCCGACGCCCAGGACGTCATGCTGTGCATCAACACGGGCAAGTTCCGGTCGGACACCAATCGCTTGCGGATGGACACCAACCAGTTTTTTCTGCGCAGCCCAGCCGAAATGTACGCGGCTTTTCCCGGCCTGGACGAAGCGCTGAAGCAAAGCCAGTTGATTGCCGACAGCGTGAATATCGAGTTGGAGCTGGGCAAGCGGCATTTTCCGAACTTTGATCCGCCCGATCGCCAACCACCCACCGATTATTTGCGTGAACTGTGCCTGCGCGGTCTGAAAGAACGGTATGCCCAGCGGCCCGACCGGTGTGAAAACGGCGAGCTCAAGCCGGATGTGCTGGCGCGGCTCGATCATGAATTGAACGTCATCAACACGCTCGGCTTCCCGAACTACTTTCTCATCGTGTGGGACTTTGTGCGTTATGCCCGCCAGCAAGGCATTCCCGCCACCGCCCGCGGTTCGGGGGTGGGCTCACTGGTGTCGTACGCGTTGTATTTGAGCCACGTTTGCCCATTGGAATTCGATTTGCTGTTCGAGCGGTTTTTGGATTTGAATCGCCGGGAAGCGCCCGATATCGACATCGACTTTTGCAAAGACCGCCGCGGCGAAGTCATTCAATACGTGAAGGAAAAATACGGCGCGGACAACGTCGCTCAAATTGGAACATTCGGCACGCTGGCCGCCCGGGCCGCCATTCGTGATGTGGGCCGCGCGCTGGGCATGCCCATTCCCCGGGTGGATGCCATCGTCGCGATGGTGCCCGACGTGCTGAACATTACGCTGGACGCGGCACTGGAGCAAAGCGCCGATCTGAAAAAAGCTTATCAAACCGATGGCGAAACGCATGAACTGCTGGACTTGGCCCGGAAGATCGAAGGGCTAGCGCGGAATGTCGGCACCCATGCGGCGGCGGTCGTGATTGCCGATCGTCCGCTGATTGAATACGTGCCCCTGTGCCGGGTGCAAAACAAAGATGAAATTATCACCCAATGGGCGATGGAAGATGTCGAACGCGCCGGCCTGTTGAAAATGGATTTTCTCGGCCTGCGCAACTTGACCGTCCTTTCGAAAGCGGTCGATTTGATTGAGCAAACGACAGGCCAGCGCGTTGATCCTTACCAATTCCCCTTGGACGATGCGGAAACGTTCGCCCTGCTTTCCCGCGGGGAAACCAAAGGCATTTTCCAATTGGAAAGCGGCGGCATTCGCGATTTGCTGCAAAAGATGAAGCCTGACCACTTCCGCGATATTATCGCCACCAATGCGCTGTATCGCCCCGGACCGTTGGAAGGGGGCATGGTGGACGATTACGTGCAGGTGAAGCTCGGTCGCAAAAAAGCGACGTATTTGCATCCCGTGATGAAAGACGTGCTGGAAGAAACACACGGCGTCATGGTGTATCAGGAACAGGTGATGCGCATTTTGAATCGCCTGGGGGGCATTGATCTGGCCGACGCTTACACCTGCATTAAAGCCATCAGCAAGAAGAATTTGCCGAAGATCGCCAAATTTCAGGAAGATTTTATCGCCGGCGCCGTGCAGCAAGGCCTGAGCGAAAAACAGGCGACGGAACTTTTCGAGCTGATTGCCAAATTCGCCGGTTACGGGTTCAACAAATCGCACAGCACGGCCTACGCACTGATTGCCTACATGACGGCGTATTTGAAAGCGCATTATCCGCTGGAATTTATGGCGGCCCTGTTATCGGGCGACATCGATGGGCGGAATTTCAAAAAGAAAGATTCCCTCGTAGAGCACTTGGATGATTGCCGCCGCATGGGATTGGAAGTGCTGCCGCCGGATGTCAACACGTCGCAGGCCGATTTCACGGTGCGCGACGGCAAAATTGCGTTTGCTTTGGCGGCGATTAAAGGCTGCGGCGGCACGGCTGGCGATGCAATTACCGCTGCCCGCCGCGCGGAGGGACCGTTCCAAAGCCTGTTCGATTTTTGTGAGCGGTGCGATCCTTCCGTCGTGAACCGCACGGCCGTGGAAAGTTTGATTAAAGCCGGCGCGTTCGATCAACTTTCCAATCACAGCAATCGTGCGGCCCTGTGGCAATCGCTGGACCGGGCTTTGCAAGCGGGAGCCGCGAAGCTGGCGGACAAACGGGCAGGCCAAAGAGGCTTGTTCGATGACGATTCGGCCAGTCAGCAAGTAAGTGCCGCAGGGGAATCGCTGATTTCCGTGCCGGAATGGCCGGAAAAGGAACGGCTGTCGTGCGAGAAGGAAGTGCTGGGCTTTTATCTCAGCAGCCATCCGTTGGCGGAGCACCGCGATTTGCTTGCCACGCATTGCTCGCACACGACCGTTGAAATTGGTGGCCTGCCGCCACGGGCCGAAGTTACGCTCGGCGGCCTGCTTTCGGCGGTGAAAATATCTTACACCAAGAATCCACGACCCGGTTCGACACACACCAAGTACGCCATGTTCGATGTGGAAGATTTGGAAGGGATCATCCGCTGCATCGTTTGGCCGGAGGAATTTGTGAAATTCGGTCCGTTGGTGCAAGCCGAAGCCATTTTGGCGGTGCGCGGCGTCGTCGATCGACGGGCCGGCAGCGAGGAATCCAACCTCATAGTGAACGAACTGCTGCCGCTGGAGGAATTGCGACGCCGAGGCACGAAAGGAATTTTGATTCGCGTCAACGAGGAGACGCACGGCGCCGCGGCCTTGGAGCAACTGCGCGAGCTGGCTGCGGAATTCCCCGGCGAGGCGGAATTGAACTTAATGCTATGCCTGGCCGACGGCCACCGTTTGCACTTGAAAAGCGATTCGTTGCACGTGGAAGTGACTGCCGAGCTGCGGCAACGCATTGATCAGGTTTTGGGCCCGGGAAATGTGCGTGTGCTAACAGCGCCCCGGCCGACTGCAACCATAGCGCCGCGGCCGGCACACTTTGCGGCTCGTTCCACTACGGCAGCGAATAATTGA
- a CDS encoding protein kinase: MTSDFTQAQGSEELERSLNLSRQRAAPPCDVPGYEPRRFLGAGAYGEVWVAIDRTTGRKVAIKFYLHRGGLDWSLLSHEVEKLAFLSADRYVVQLLDVGWEAEPPYYVMEYIEHGSLAERLEEQGPFSASDATALFREIAVGLTHSHSKGILHCDLKPANILLDQDGKPRLADFGQSRLSSEQTPALGTLFYMAPEQADARAVADARWDVYALGAIFYALLLGHPPYRNKHSLSEIDDAPDLTGRLERYRKLIEESPPPLEHHVVHGVDNELATIIDRCLAVEPTERFPTVQTVLDALDARQRRRSRRPLVVLGALGPVLLLAVMSVAAWLWFSTSLQRSNEALTQSALKGLGFAAQSAARGAGAELQSRFYDVEEAARDPEVIAALSAMQNNPQVHAVLSGLNDPAETKTRFNELVDQLRKAPEAVVLQNRLKFFDNEMLAENKHSESWFITDSRGVQVARWFAYDPSLGHNYAWMSYFYGGPTDQPTDWRPAADQHVQNTQLSAAYPRLDNPGRWVVSISTPVFKPDEKNPDKKQFLGVVGVSFELASNFINLLEENRQFPVLVDVRDGAHKGLILQHPLLQKLRKESDSHIDRFVNDEKYRISKEAIEQLKDGAAEYYDPLGKDDEGGDYRQPYLAAEAPVELVEGEGRKQHVVPSGWVIIVQDPYEQAIGMTLTQLRSSLLGSGAVALGVIGLVILGLWWLVLRMTESPAHWQPTGALSKSAAETVHAGS, from the coding sequence ATGACATCTGATTTCACTCAAGCGCAGGGAAGCGAAGAGCTGGAGCGATCGCTCAACCTTAGCCGGCAACGCGCCGCGCCCCCGTGCGATGTACCCGGTTATGAGCCCCGGCGCTTTTTGGGCGCTGGCGCTTACGGCGAGGTGTGGGTCGCAATTGATCGCACCACCGGTCGGAAAGTTGCGATCAAGTTTTATTTGCATCGCGGTGGGCTGGATTGGTCCCTACTGTCGCACGAGGTGGAAAAGCTGGCTTTCTTGTCGGCCGATCGTTATGTCGTCCAACTACTTGATGTCGGTTGGGAAGCCGAGCCTCCTTATTACGTAATGGAGTATATTGAGCACGGTTCGCTCGCTGAACGCTTAGAGGAACAAGGTCCATTTTCAGCATCGGACGCGACCGCGCTGTTTCGCGAAATTGCCGTGGGGTTAACGCACTCGCACAGCAAGGGCATTTTGCACTGCGACTTGAAACCGGCCAATATTTTGCTCGATCAAGACGGCAAACCGCGACTTGCCGATTTTGGGCAATCGCGGCTTTCCAGTGAGCAAACCCCGGCGCTGGGCACACTATTTTACATGGCGCCGGAACAGGCCGATGCCCGAGCGGTGGCCGATGCGCGCTGGGATGTGTACGCGCTGGGTGCTATCTTTTATGCACTGCTGCTGGGACATCCACCTTATCGTAACAAACACAGCCTGAGCGAAATTGATGATGCACCTGACTTGACCGGCCGACTGGAACGCTATCGGAAGTTGATTGAAGAATCGCCGCCGCCCTTGGAGCACCATGTAGTGCATGGCGTTGATAATGAACTGGCGACGATTATCGATCGTTGCTTAGCGGTCGAGCCAACGGAGCGGTTTCCCACCGTACAAACCGTACTCGATGCGTTGGATGCCCGCCAGCGCCGGCGATCCAGGCGACCCTTGGTGGTTTTAGGAGCGCTGGGGCCAGTGTTGCTCCTGGCGGTGATGTCCGTGGCAGCGTGGTTGTGGTTCAGTACTTCGCTGCAGCGCTCCAACGAGGCGCTCACTCAAAGCGCACTGAAAGGCTTAGGTTTTGCCGCCCAAAGTGCAGCTCGGGGCGCCGGCGCCGAATTACAAAGCCGGTTTTACGATGTTGAAGAAGCGGCCCGCGATCCGGAAGTTATTGCTGCTCTAAGCGCCATGCAAAACAATCCGCAAGTGCACGCCGTCCTGTCAGGACTGAACGATCCGGCGGAGACGAAAACACGCTTCAACGAGTTAGTCGATCAGCTGCGCAAGGCGCCAGAGGCGGTAGTTCTGCAAAACCGGCTGAAGTTTTTCGACAACGAAATGCTCGCGGAAAATAAACACAGCGAAAGTTGGTTCATAACCGACTCCCGCGGCGTGCAAGTGGCTCGGTGGTTCGCTTATGACCCATCGCTGGGGCACAATTACGCTTGGATGAGTTATTTTTACGGCGGCCCGACCGACCAGCCGACCGATTGGCGCCCCGCTGCGGACCAACACGTGCAAAACACGCAGCTTTCCGCGGCATATCCCCGGCTCGATAATCCTGGCCGCTGGGTCGTGTCGATATCTACGCCCGTATTCAAACCCGACGAAAAGAATCCCGACAAAAAACAATTCTTGGGCGTCGTTGGCGTGTCGTTCGAGCTGGCGAGCAACTTCATCAATTTGCTGGAAGAGAATCGGCAATTTCCGGTGCTGGTGGATGTCCGCGACGGGGCGCACAAAGGTTTGATTTTGCAGCATCCGCTGTTGCAGAAGCTGCGGAAGGAATCGGATTCGCACATCGACCGCTTCGTCAACGATGAAAAATATCGCATTTCGAAGGAGGCCATTGAACAATTGAAGGACGGCGCTGCCGAATACTATGACCCGCTGGGAAAGGACGACGAAGGGGGCGATTACCGGCAGCCTTATCTGGCGGCAGAAGCGCCCGTCGAACTTGTGGAAGGCGAGGGACGCAAACAGCACGTCGTGCCCTCGGGCTGGGTAATTATTGTGCAAGATCCGTACGAGCAGGCCATCGGTATGACATTGACGCAATTGCGTAGCAGTCTTTTGGGGAGTGGCGCGGTAGCATTGGGAGTAATCGGGTTGGTAATTCTCGGACTGTGGTGGCTCGTTTTGCGAATGACGGAATCGCCGGCCCACTGGCAACCAACGGGCGCGCTTTCGAAATCGGCTGCGGAAACCGTTCACGCAGGCAGTTGA
- a CDS encoding VOC family protein produces MPAHHQQAARPTPSPKQAPRLYDPKSTQARPAATRSTEHKPSRSAYTMSIGYKRETRPGLYCVELRTNQWEQAVKWYRETLGLRVLVRVPEDGYALFEAGETRLSLLARNSAGEASGRWSLGFEVENLDRIGQRLLEASSPVTRPRENPEGFQEIITSDPDGNTIRLFAWPNG; encoded by the coding sequence ATGCCAGCACACCACCAACAGGCTGCACGTCCGACCCCCTCGCCCAAACAGGCCCCGAGGTTGTACGATCCTAAATCCACGCAGGCGCGCCCTGCCGCCACACGTTCGACCGAACACAAGCCATCCCGATCTGCTTATACGATGAGCATTGGTTACAAACGTGAAACTCGGCCCGGGCTATATTGCGTGGAACTGCGCACCAATCAGTGGGAACAGGCGGTCAAGTGGTATCGGGAAACGTTGGGTTTACGCGTATTGGTGCGTGTGCCGGAAGATGGTTACGCGCTGTTCGAAGCCGGAGAAACTCGGCTTAGCCTGCTAGCAAGAAATAGCGCCGGCGAAGCTAGCGGGCGGTGGAGCTTAGGCTTCGAAGTCGAGAACCTAGATCGTATTGGCCAGCGGCTGTTGGAAGCCAGTTCACCGGTGACACGCCCGCGAGAAAATCCGGAGGGGTTTCAGGAGATCATAACTTCTGATCCAGACGGCAACACGATCCGCTTGTTTGCCTGGCCGAACGGTTAA